Proteins encoded within one genomic window of Spirulina major PCC 6313:
- a CDS encoding Uma2 family endonuclease has product MLITKPRFDTFEEYLEYEHDSEQLHELFNGELIAMPPESGFNVQIATRLLFIFASLLGTDRVRGQGLELEVRGEPRNRYPDLTIIREEHIQQLTRRNTLRLDMLPPLLVVEIVSPGDIQRHRDYIAKRQQYQDCGIPEYWIVDPQTQRILILELQNSFYQEVGTFSQNDRLPSPNFPEFNLTAAEVLGHPFP; this is encoded by the coding sequence ATGTTAATCACCAAACCTCGGTTTGATACCTTTGAAGAATACCTAGAATATGAGCATGATTCTGAGCAACTTCATGAACTGTTCAATGGAGAACTGATTGCAATGCCACCAGAATCTGGCTTCAATGTCCAAATTGCAACCCGCCTCCTCTTTATCTTTGCCTCCCTTCTGGGTACAGATCGCGTCCGAGGCCAGGGACTCGAATTAGAAGTACGCGGCGAACCCAGAAACCGCTATCCTGATTTGACCATTATTCGCGAAGAACACATTCAACAACTCACCCGCCGCAATACCCTCCGTCTCGATATGCTCCCCCCTTTATTGGTGGTTGAAATTGTCAGTCCCGGAGACATTCAACGCCATCGCGATTATATTGCCAAAAGACAGCAATATCAGGATTGTGGCATTCCTGAATACTGGATTGTTGATCCTCAAACCCAAAGAATTTTGATTCTAGAATTGCAGAATAGTTTTTATCAAGAAGTCGGAACATTTAGCCAAAATGACCGCCTCCCATCTCCCAACTTTCCAGAATTCAATTTAACCGCTGCTGAAGTTTTGGGGCATCCGTTCCCATAA